The proteins below are encoded in one region of Helianthus annuus cultivar XRQ/B chromosome 2, HanXRQr2.0-SUNRISE, whole genome shotgun sequence:
- the LOC110907239 gene encoding peroxidase 60 — protein sequence MFIILNLTGHCYGDLQFGFYNGKCQSSDVEDIVRRTVVAKFFSDKTIAPALIRMQFHDCFVNGCDASILLDGNNSEKTASPNLSVRGYDVIDDAKAAVERVCPGVVSCADIIVMATRDVISLSGGGRYNVQTGRRDGTVSLAQNTASLPSPSTSVSSAIQAFASKGLNATDMIYLLGGHTIGVTHCSFINDRLYNFKNTGKPDPNMDWELLTSLRRTCPQNAAVDRAINLDQNPFSSSVVDKSFYNQIMLRRGVFQIDQELAIDSLSKPTVAAIASSSDFTTKFGQAMVKLGAIQVLTGTQGEIRRSCRAVNGPTWPSLFN from the exons ATGTTCATCATCTTGAACCTAACCGGTCACTGCTATGGTGATCTCCAGTTTGGGTTCTACAATGGAAAGTGTCAAAGTTCAGACGTTGAAGATATTGTAAGAAGAACGGTTGTCGCTAAATTCTTTTCCGACAAAACGATCGCCCCAGCTCTCATTAGAATGCAGTTTCATGATTGCTTTGTGAAT GGGTGTGATGCGTCAATTCTACTAGACGGAAACAACTCTGAGAAAACCGCATCTCCAAATTTAAGCGTTAGGGGCTACGATGTGATTGATGATGCAAAAGCCGCGGTGGAGAGAGTGTGTCCAGGGGTGGTTTCTTGTGCTGACATTATCGTTATGGCTACAAGAGACGTTATTTCAttg AGTGGTGGAGGTAGATACAATGTCCAAACTGGAAGACGAGATGGGACAGTGTCTCTTGCGCAAAACACCGCAAGCCTCCCATCTCCTTCTACATCGGTATCAAGTGCAATTCAAGCTTTTGCTAGTAAAGGACTAAATGCGACCGACATGATCTATCTTCTTG GTGGTCACACTATTGGAGTTACTCATTGTTCTTTTATTAATGATCGCCTTTACAACTTCAAGAACACTGGGAAACCAGACCCCAACATGGATTGGGAGCTGTTAACATCACTGAGACGTACATGTCCTCAGAATGCAGCAGTAGATCGTGCTATAAACTTGGATCAAAACCCTTTTAGCTCTTCAGTGGTAGACAAATCTTTCTACAATCAGATTATGCTTCGTAGGGGAGTTTTTCAGATTGATCAAGAGTTGGCAATTGATAGTTTGAGTAAGCCCACGGTTGCGGCCATTGCTAGTTCCTCTGATTTCACAACCAAGTTTGGTCAAGCCATGGTTAAGTTGGGTGCCATCCAAGTTCTTACAGGAACACAAGGAGAGATAAGGAGGTCATGCCGAGCAGTCAACGGACCAACATGGCCTTCTTTATTTAATTGA
- the LOC110899196 gene encoding uncharacterized protein LOC110899196 — translation MWRAFPHVLLIDATYKTNIYNMPFVQVVGLMSSNKSFCIAHAVICRERRDNFVWVLEWIKSMLHEWVFNYVYENWLKDYKEMFVCAWTNKCRNFGQRTTNRVASQHANLKRYVTRESSLERIARCVIDIVETQYGEIQKSFTDSIEKTMNHYRHPLLDNLRGKVSHTSLDLLEGELKRKLEVLLKLNASCGCHMWLGCGLPCACRLENYKRRKIQLDDVDVFWRKLDLLPCKLVDEEVNVVAELNNVRQQLESHSPDKKKSLLSKIKAILTPKSSTKKPPIIQQNTRGWPTSKKVQERLDEAARLDEAARNSSCGEHSNVYTASPKHRYDLPRHSSYVPLEGSHGTGSVVKSEKPKMQQNRSTSSKKKETRDDHGFPLMKGNEHLLTIMRFKDQIPSEFHSYISRIQDVTPDGHCGYKSVAVGLGFGEYIWPRI, via the exons atgtggcgtgcattcccgcaCGTGTTGTTGATCGACGCGACCTACAAAACAAACATCTACAACATGCCATTTGTCCAGGTTGTGGGTTTGATGTCGTCCAACAAGTCTTTTTGTATCGCACATGCCGTTATTTGTAGAGAACGAAGGGATAACTTCGTGTGGGTGCTTGAGTGGATCAAGTCAATGTTGCATGAAT GGGTCTTTAATTATGTCTACGAAAACTGGCTCAAAGACTATAAAGAAATGTTCGTTTGTGCGTGGACCAATAAGTGTCGCAACTTTGGTCAGCGCACCACCAACAGAGTTGCGAGCCAACACGCAAATTTAAAAAGATACGTTACCCGCGAGAGTTCATTGGAGCGAATAGCAAGATGCGTCATTGATATAGTTGAAACTCAGTACGGCGAAATACAAAAAAGTTTCACCGACAGCATCGAAAAAACGATGAACCACTACAGACACCCATTGTTGGATAACCTACGTGGAAAGGTTTCCCATACATCACTTGATTTGCTGGAAGGAGAGCTAAAGAGGAAGCTGGAGGTGTTGTTGAAACTTAACGCATCATGTGGTTGCCATATGTGGCTTGGCTGTGGGTTGCCGTGTGCTTGTAGGCTGGAAAACTACAAAC GGCGTAAGATACAACTCGACGACGTAGATGTATTCTGGCGTAAGCTTGACTTACTACCGTGTAAACTGGTAGATGAGGAAGTCAATGTTGTAGCAGAGCTCAATAATGTGCGGCAACAATTAGAGTCGCACTCCCCCGATAAGAAAAAAAGTTTGCTTTCAAAGATAAAAGCGATCTTAACCCCGAAATCGTCAACTAAGAAGCCACCGATCATCCAGCAAAATACTCGCGGTTGGCCTACATCAAAGAAAGTACAAGAAAGGCTAGATGAAGCTGCGAGGTTAGACGAAGCTGCGAGAAACAGCTCTTGTGGCGAGCACAGCAACGTATATACCGCTTCCCCAAAACATAGGTACGATTTACCACGACACAGCTCATACGTACCGTTAGAGGGCTCTCATGGAACTGGTTCGGTTGTAaagtctgaaaaacctaaaatgcAACAAAACCGTtcaacaagttctaaaaagaagGAGACGCGGGATGATCATGGTTTTCCATTAATGAAGGGGAATGAGCACTTGTTAACCATTATGAGGTTTAAGGATCAAATTCCATCAGAGTTTCACTCTTACATATCGCGTATACAAGATGTGACCCCAGACGGTCATTGTGGGTACAAGTCTGTGGCTGTCGGGTTAGGTTTTGGGGAATACATATGGCCTCGTATTTGA